One region of Pseudomonas glycinae genomic DNA includes:
- a CDS encoding FadR/GntR family transcriptional regulator — translation MNSISRAVPEVALQAIRKLITEQGFGPGDALPSQRDLAVQLGVSRASLREALSSLSALGVVSIQPGKGVFVQAPVELPRGEGAPAWPFAAQASPLEIFQLRYALEGFAAGLAAVTLSTFDLDELEDNVAAMREQLRAGDFEAAAKLDFEFHRRILLASGNQAMLSILTASADIFLESQKLPFIRAERAMETWQEHRKILRALARRASAAAQKAMQEHVRNAALRTGISFIAPASA, via the coding sequence ATGAACTCGATCTCCCGCGCCGTACCCGAAGTGGCGCTGCAAGCGATCCGCAAACTGATTACCGAGCAGGGCTTCGGCCCCGGCGATGCGCTGCCTTCGCAACGGGATCTGGCGGTTCAGCTGGGCGTCAGCCGCGCCTCGTTGCGTGAGGCGTTGTCGTCCTTGAGTGCGCTGGGTGTGGTCAGCATCCAGCCGGGTAAAGGTGTGTTCGTGCAGGCGCCTGTGGAATTGCCGCGCGGTGAGGGCGCACCGGCCTGGCCGTTTGCAGCCCAGGCTTCGCCGCTGGAAATCTTTCAGTTGCGATATGCGCTGGAAGGGTTCGCGGCCGGGCTGGCGGCGGTGACGTTGAGCACGTTTGATCTGGATGAACTGGAAGACAACGTCGCGGCCATGCGCGAGCAACTGCGCGCCGGTGACTTCGAGGCAGCGGCGAAACTGGATTTCGAATTCCACCGGCGGATCCTGCTGGCCAGCGGCAATCAGGCGATGCTGAGCATCCTCACCGCCAGCGCCGACATCTTTCTGGAGAGCCAGAAACTACCGTTCATCCGCGCCGAACGGGCCATGGAAACCTGGCAAGAGCATCGCAAGATCCTTCGCGCACTGGCCCGTCGGGCGTCAGCCGCTGCACAGAAAGCCATGCAGGAGCACGTGCGCAAC